In Panthera tigris isolate Pti1 chromosome D2, P.tigris_Pti1_mat1.1, whole genome shotgun sequence, one DNA window encodes the following:
- the NEURL1 gene encoding E3 ubiquitin-protein ligase NEURL1: MGNNFSSIPSLPRGNPSRAPRGHPQTLKDSIGGPFPVPSHRCHHKQKHCPPVPPGGGLPATPLLFHPHTKGSQILMDLSHKAVKRQASFCNAITFSNRPVLIYEQVRLKITKKQCCWSGALRLGFTSKDPSRIHPDSLPKYACPDLVSQSGFWAKALPEEFANEGNIIAFWVDKKGRVFYRINDSAAMLFFNGVRTADPLWALVDVYGLTRGVQLLDSELVLPDCLRPRSFTALRRPSLRRDADEARLSVSLCDLNVPGAEGDEAAPAAGCPIPQNSLNSQHSRALPAQLDGDLRFHALRAGAHVRILDEQTVARLEHGRDERALVFTSRPVRVAETIFVKVTRSGGARPGALSFGVTTCDPGTLRPADLPFSPEALVDRKEFWAVCRVPGPLHSGDILGLVVNADGELHLSHNGAAAGMQLCVDASQPLWMLFGLHGAVTQIRILGSTILAERSIPSLSCSPASTPTSPSAPGSRLSDPLLSTCSSGPLGSSAGGTAPNSPVSLPESPVTPGTGQWSDECTICYEHAVDTVIYTCGHMCLCYACGLRLKKALHACCPICRRPIKDIIKTYRSS; encoded by the exons ACTCCATCGGGGGCCCCTTCCCTGTCCCGTCTCACCGATGCCACCACAAGCAGAAGCACTGCCCTCCGGTGCCGCCCGGCGGGGGGCTCCCGGCCACGCCACTGCTCTTCCACCCGCACACCAAGGGCTCCCAGATCCTCATGGACCTCAGCCACAAGGCCGTCAAGAGGCAGGCCAGTTTCTGCAATGCCATCACCTTCAGCAACCGCCCGGTCCTCATCTATGAGCAAGTCAGACTGAAG ATCACCAAGAAGCAGTGCTGCTGGAGTGGGGCGCTGCGCCTGGGCTTCACAAGCAAGGACCCGTCCCGCATCCACCCTGACTCGCTGCCCAAGTACGCCTGCCCCGACCTGGTGTCCCAGAGCGGCTTCTGGGCCAAGGCGCTGCCCGAGGAGTTTGCCAACGAGGGCAACATCATCGCTTTCTGGGTGGACAAGAAGGGCCGCGTGTTCTACCGCATCAACGACTCAGCTGCCATGCTCTTCTTCAACGGGGTCCGCACGGCCGACCCGCTCTGGGCCCTGGTGGACGTCTACGGCCTCACGCGGGGCGTCCAGCTGCTGG ACAGCGAGCTGGTGCTCCCGGACTGCCTGCGGCCCCGCTCCTTCACCGCCCTGCGGCGGCCGTCGCTGCGGCGCGACGCCGACGAGGCGCGCCTCTCCGTGAGCCTGTGCGACCTCAACGTGCCGGGCGCCGAGGGCGACGAGGCCGCGCCGGCCGCCGGCTGCCCCATCCCGCAGAACTCGCTCAACTCGCAGCACAGTCGCGCGCTGCCCGCGCAGCTCGACGGCGACCTTCGCTTCCACGCGCTGCGCGCCGGCGCGCACGTCCGGATCCTAGACGAGCAGACGGTGGCGCGCCTGGAGCACGGGCGCGACGAGCGCGCGCTCGTCTTCACCAGCCGGCCTGTGCGCGTGGCCGAGACCATCTTCGTCAAGGTCACGCGCTCGGGCGGCGCGCGGCCCGGCGCGCTCTCCTTCGGCGTCACCACGTGCGACCCCGGCACGCTGCGGCCCGCGGACCTGCCCTTCAGCCCCGAGGCCCTGGTGGACCGCAAGGAATTCTGGGCCGTGTGCCGCGTGCCCGGGCCCCTGCACAGCGGCGACATCCTGGGCCTGGTGGTCAACGCCGACGGGGAGCTGCACCTCAGCCACAACGGCGCCGCGGCGGGCATGCAGCTGTGCGTGGATGCCTCGCAGCCGCTCTGGATGCTCTTCGGCCTGCACGGGGCCGTCACGCAGATCCGCATCCTCG GCTCCACCATCCTGGCAGAGCGGAGCATCCCGTCACTCTCCTGCTCCCCTGCCTCCACGCCAACCTCGCCCAGCGCCCCGGGCAGCCGCCTCTCCGACCCCTTGCTCAGCACGTGCAGCTCTGGACCTCTGGGCAGCTCTGCTGGCG GGACAGCCCCCAACTCTCCAGTGAGCCTGCCTGAGTCACCAGTGACCCCGGGCACAGGACAGTGGAGCGATGAGTGCACCATTTGCTATGAGCATGCAGTGGACACGGTCATCTACACATGTGGCCACATGTGCCTCTGCTATGCCTGTGGCCTGCGCCTCAAGAAGGCTTTGCACGCCTGCTGCCCCATCTGCCGTCGCCCCATCAAGGACATTATCAAGACCTACCGCAGCTCCTAG